The DNA region GCATTCCACTTCCTGAACATGGCAGCTTTTGATTTTGGCcctaaggaaaggaaaaatagctGTCAGAAAAAGGCTTGGTTTGCCTCTACACTTTTAAGGCAACTCAATTagaagagaccaaaatacaggcCAAAATGGGGTGACAAGGCTGTGAAATGTGGTCAGGTTGTAAAATCACCCAAACGGAATGCCAATTTAGAAACTACCTGGCAGATCATACCTAGCCCATCAAAAGCAGGTGTGAAAGTTTGAAATATAAAAGACAATGCATGCAGTCCTCTAGATCAAGTAATCAATAAATACTTACCAGGATGAATCCTAACTGTACTATTTGGGATACCGCCTAAAGGTTTCTATTGTCACCACCAACTGAGAATGAATTGCTTATTAACTCAGGCACTAGTATAAAGACTTCACATTGCTTTTTTGGGGATACtgcagtatttgaaaaaaaaatacattgctatttttccttctgaagagTCTACAAGTCATACTGTAGTATTTTGGTCACAGTTTCACAATCACTTTAAGTCAACAGAAGTAGGGACTGCCAAAACAGGTATTGCCACCTATTCTCATCTTTTCAACAGCATTAATCATTTGTCTGGCCACTGAGCAAGCCAAGTGAGGGAACAGATACAGCTGAAAATTACTTTTTGTTTGATTGGTTTTAGGGGCTAGATTTtgttcttttaactttttttttttctgggtcgattttcagctggatcagcacATCTTACAGCCAAATGTTAATGCAAGCACAAGGGAACAAGTGGAAATATACAAAAGAGATGAAAGAGAGAACGGAATTGTTCATTCAGGGGTAACCTGCACTTAATTTGGCTCAAAGTAATCACAGAGCTGTAGTGTAAGAACTCCATTCTGAAAGAGGATCAGAAAGCAATGCTTACCCAGAAACAAAGAAGTGAAAGTATTATGTTGCAACATAACAGGTAAAAATATATGTACCCATAATAAATCATAACATCTGCAAACTCCAGTAGGTTTATATCCTGGTAGCTTTTGTTTAAAAGTTATTCACAATATTCTAAACTTTATTTACAATGTTTGATATACCttagattttttatatatatgtatgaaacTACATAGTACTCTTGTAGAATGCTGGATGGGAAATTCACTTCCTGTACGTTAAGGCTTTACAATCAGTAAGTCTGAGTAGAACACTGTATAGactttctgaaaatttcaaaaaagGGCACATCTGGTCTGTGCTTCAATAAAGTTAGgtaaaacacaggaagaaataGAATATAATAATTCATACATAATATTGCTTCAGCATTCCTACAAGTATGTTCAAAAAGTTTACAAactgacaggggaaaaaaaaatctagatctaAAAGGACACATTGCCTCAAACTGTGCAGCCAGTTATAGGAAGTGAACTGAACTGGAAAAGTGAGGATAATTTAGGGTGCCTGCTAAAGGTTGGCAGGACTCTACCAAGTAGAGATATACAAGCAGACTTTTGTCctgtattttttatgttttgttccTGACATTAAGATTAAACAATAATTCAATTTTGTATGCTCCACTTATCAGAGCCTGGCTAATGTACTGTATTCTATAATCTAGGATCTATTATGAGTAAAGAAGGACTACATGATTGCATCCTGGACAGGATGGGGGAGCTGTGATAAAGTTCACTGAAATTAAAGAAAGAGATGGAGGTACTACTTGAACTTAACTGAGAATTAATGACAGAGTAGAAACTAAAACAGAGTAAATCACAAAAAGCACTTATGTTTTGGCAGGAAAGTAAGGAAAGAGAACAACACATTAATTACAGGGCTTGTAAACAAAAAAGATGATAGTTCTCAAGTCCCCATGTATTTTGTACAGGTAAGGGTCCCATATTTTTCCGGCACCTGCATCTGTGGTGGTAGATTATGGCATATTTTTATAGGTGTGAAGGTGGGAATAGAAACGTAAATATACACTGATACGGAGAGTGCTAAGAAGTGAGAGTCACTGGAAATGTTGGGCAGGTCTTGTATAGAGAAACCCAAAAGAATCATTGTCCAGACTATCTGGAGCAGTGCATGATTATATGCACTTGATGAAAACAGCTACCGGGATTTGAAGAGAGCAGGGTATCAGGATGCAGGTGTCATTACATCTTTCAGCATCAGTAGGCAGGATGCAGGACACTTGAGCAGGACAGCAAAACCGGCAAAGTAAGAGCCTGCACTAGTTCGGGAGGAGATGCCTGCCAGGAGTACGATGCGGATGAAAGGAAGTAACAGAGAGAGGCTGTCTGGCTGGGTCTCACGGCCACTGGTACAGGGAAAAAGGCGTGGAGGGAGGAGATGCCCTCCTGCACTCAGGTGGGGTGCAGCAAGAACACAGGAAATGGAAAAGGGTTGGGGGGCAGTACCGTATATACGGAAGTATGCGCCCCTcacgcccccccaccccccccccggagaAAAGTGAGGCGCCGCGCCTTCTTTCGGGGAGGGGGCGAGCCCTACCGTATATACCGGCCGTTCGGCGCCTCAGTGGGCGCCGTCCATTTAAGGAGGACGGAGGGTGCCGTATATCTCGGAGGCCTTACGCACCCGCTCGTATTTGGGGTGGGGTCGGCGCGTTTCTCccgggagagaggggggagggcGCGGCGCCTCTCAGCTCCTCGACTTGCGAAGAAACTTTCCAGCTCGCCGCCGCCCGAgggccccccgccgcctcccttcCCCCGGGCTGGCAGGTCGCTGGCTGCCCTTACGTagcgcctgccccggcccccctcctgttcccccctccccagcgcccCTTTGGGCTGACCCTTCCCCTCACCTGGGCAAGGGCGACAGCGGCGGCAGCTGCCCGCGGTCCCGCTCCATCGCTGCGGGgagggcggccgccggccccgggcagggagGGACCAACCCGGCGGCGGTGACAGCTCCGGGGCTAGGTGAGCGCCGCCGCCACTGAGCAGGCGCGGAAGCCGCTCGAGGGCGGGCAGCCCCCGCGATGATGTGGCCCGTGatgcgcagcagccgccgccgccaccggctccTCTGACCCGGCAGCGGGCGAGGGAGCGCGCGGGGGAGGGGCCGAGCCACGCGAGCCGCGGCCAACCGTCACCCCGCGCCGttggcggggggcgcgggggggagggcggtggccgcggagccccccgccccgccgccatgGCGGGGGCCCCTTTCCGCTGTTCCTCGGCGCGGGGGCGTGCGGAGAGAGAGGAGGGCCGCGGGCAGGGGGTGGGAGCGagccgcggccccctgcccagccGTCGGCGTCGTCTCCTACCTTCCTGGCCCCGAAAGTCGGCTCCGCGGGCGCAAGCGGACCGCCTGGGGAGCCGCGCATCGTTATCAACCTCTTTGCAACTCGCTACCTgcgttgaaaaaaaaaaataacgcACAGAATTTGACCAAGGGAACGAGAAGCCTCTGGCTCCAATGACCTGGGCTCCCGGAGCATCGCCACCCGCGGCGCCACGTCCTCGGCGCCTCTGCCAGGAGGTGCTGAGGGGACAGGGCGGAAAGGCGGCAGGCGGGCTAGGGAGCCTGCACAGCTGGCCTAGCTCGCTCTACTCGCCCTGCTTTGCCTTTCTGACTCTCCCAAATGCTGTTTTTTgttgtccgtccccccccccccccaaagtgtgAGATTGGGTTTCCATGCTACTCCCCTACTGCCCTCCGAACAGCCCCACTAATGCCTTGCAGCACAGGGAAAACAAAAGACTGGGAAGCAGAGCGTGCACCAAATGCACTCCCTTGGCAGACTGTAATGATGCATTTGCTTTCACTTGCAAAAGCTGTCTTGGCAACATTACACAAgactcagcatttttttttcttacttattTCAGAATTTCAGGGAACACTTAgaacattttctctcttctcatgTAGCTTGGCTAAAAATAACTTcccaaagaaaaagaatgtttacaGTATTTGGTTTAGAATGTATTTATGTGAAAACTTTACGCTGTGCTGAAAACTTTAAGCAAGTGCTCAAACTTAAATCTGTGAATAACTCCCTTGAAATCAACTATGTCAAATTAAATACGTATCTAATTTGTTGCAAAGCCATAGCCTTGCTGAGCTTGTTATTCCTCAAAGCTGTTGTTTTGAGACacatttatttctttatattaATATTAAAGCATTTATGTTTTGCAGTTGAGAATGTGTTTTCAAACCATTATTACTAATATTATTCCTGTATTGTTGCTTTATACTTCAGAGCAGTGAGGATGCCTTAAGTGGAaagtgaaaaggaagaaagagggaaaaaaaaagacctggatTTAATGATGGCAGACAGGCTGAAagcatcttttttcctttctattgaCAGAACAATAGACAGCATGGGCAAGTCACCAAGTATCTGTCATAAACTGTAGCTAAGTGCTGTGAATATGTGTAGCAAAGTGGAGACTTAGGTATGGGAGAATGTATTTGCAGGACCGGGGCCAAAATAATCTGCACTACAGGAGTGAAATGTACAGCATCATCTTGAACTCTGAGTCAATACTGCATTAAATGAATGAAGCAGTCCAAACCATAGAGCTATTAATTCAGCGGCAAATGCTGCCTCAAGCCTGAATTTATTAGAAGATGGGCTAAGGGAGCTGTTGTCTCCTTACCCCAGTAACCATATATACTCGTGCCTTGTGTATGCTTTTATGTTAGGTGCCAGGGATACATAGCTGGGCAACCTTCCAAATCAGATAAAGATTTCATCTGCTACTGTTGCCTATAGGTTAGAACACATGTTTGAGGCTGGGGAATAGCACCTAAGGGTGCTATTTCTGACTTTCCTAATTGCTTGCTTGGTGATCTTGTGCAACTCTTTTCTTCTGTCCGTATTACAGGTTCCTTGACAGTATTATGTCCCTCCCCCCACTGAAATCACTTGATACCAAAGGATGAAATATATTATTTGACATCCACACATTATTAATTTGGGCTGTGTGCAAATTCGGAAAGACTCAGGTTTTGTGGCCTGACACAGAAAACTCAACCCTCACAATTTTTCAATCATGAGAGCTAGCAATGGAATTTTCCTTGGAGCCTGAAACTGTGGAGGGCATTTGGGTGAAAGATGTGAGCTTGACAGGAAATGCAGTGGTGGCAGAATCATGGAACGCAcctggctctgcagctgctgcgggAAAGTCGCATGGGAGGCTTCCCTTGCTTTGGCCAACCTCTGTCACCAACAAAGCAATTCAGTCTCCTGGTTTGCCTCCAACTCCTTTAAATTTGTTAATTCTAAAATACTGGGTGTGGGTTTTTTACTTGTTTCTTATACAGTGAGGGTATATAATCATTAAgaattggaaaaacaaaacaaaaccaaaggtgTTTCACATTTCATACTGGAGTACATGATTACTACATTTTCTCATTTTTGGCCTGGACTTCCCATCTCATTTCTTATGAATTATTCAGTTCTCTCTTTACAGTTTTCACATTGTCTCAATTGTAATAGATAGGAATGGAGACTGTAGAGCAAATCCTGAATAACAGGTTGACCAATGCCAACTAAGCTTGACAGTTGTATAAGTTTCTTTTCCAAGGAATAATTGAAGTTCCCTCAGGGTCTAAAATTTAATCTTAGGTGCATTTGTCAGATTCTGATAATGAAAATGGGAAAGGTTCCAAAAGAGCAGATACTTACCTAGCTGCCAGGCATTCAAGTAAAATTATCTACTTGCTGAGTTTAATACTCTCATTTTTTTCTACAAGTGATTGATGTATTTTTCATGccaaatcatttaaaaaagatgaaaaagtagtTTTTCTTTGTGAGTTTTCCTTTCTATATTTTTAATCCTAGATTTACATGGACATAGGTGTTTGTATATTCCTGTAAGTTTTGTGTTTACCCTTGTGCTAACCAAAGGTCATGTATGAAATAGAGAATTAATGTTagtattttttcctgaatttagCTACTTCCTCCACAGAACAGTTTCACTTTTAGTTGCTTAGCTCAGGGTTGctttaaattcttattttttttcaaaaatttgatGTACACAGTGAGATAATTTATCGATTTTCCACTGTTCTGTGAAGAGCGGATAAAAGCTGCGGACATGAGTTGGAAAACAGTAGCTGTCCTCAGCTGCACGAATATTCACGTTGTAACGCATTTTGTTGTACAATAAGCAATGGTTAGCTACGCTGCGCGAAGTGCCGAGCCAACACCGTCGGGGTGCCGATCTGCCTGAAGGCGCTGCCTCCAGAATTTCGTTTCCCGGGTAGATAGAAATAACCGGTGGCTGCCGCAGTAACGGCAGCCGCCGCTGCGGAGGCCCTACCCGcggccggggcgctgcgcggccgtTGTtcaggaggccccgcccccttgaccctccctccccccgccgcggcgcgtgCGTGCGGCGCACGGGCGCCTCCGGACCTCCCGCCGGGCAGGCGGCGCTGCGGCGGTTCCGGttccggccccggccgcgcccggAACCCGCTTCCGGCTCGGGCGGCGCATGGCGCGGGAtggcggagcggcggggccggccgcctCCCGGGAGCTGCTGGCCGTGGGGTGCCGAAGAGGTGAGCGGCCCCGGCGCCGTCCCCGGGCAGCGGCGCAGCCGAGAGGCCGGGCCCGGCGAAGGCCGCGCTGGGCCTCTCGCCGCTCCGGGAGACCCGCCCGGCTGTGGGGGACGaagcggcgctgcccggcggctctgccccgccgctcagcggcgccggggcggcggggaagaGCGGTCCGTGGCGCATCGgggcgggggaaggggggtgCAGGACGTGGGGAGCCCGCGGCCTCGCCGGCCAGCGGGGAACCGTCCGCTGCCGCGGCCCGGGGAGGCTTCTCAGGGCGCGCAGCTGCTAGCGCTGACTGTTttttattacattacattacGTTACATTTATTACTAACGTTTTCCTAGGCACCGCTGATATAATGCAGAgtaaatacagggaaaaaaaagcagtgaattaGTATCGACAGTCATATCCACATTTCTACCAGGaaacaaatgttaaaaagaaataaggCTTAATTCTAGTTAATGAGAAATGACTGACGGTTCTCTTGGCAGTCATAAGAATTAGCTTGTCTAATTAATGCAAATTTTCTGTACATCATTTGGATTTTATgaatcttgaaaatatttttagcattgCTGTTTGTGGCCTGCTTTCATTCATCACCACCGCCGTTATATATGCAAGAGAAGGGATTTTAATCAGTGTAACTTACACGTTAGCTGTTTCCACAGTGCAGCGTAGTGCTACAAGGTGTTCTTCTGTGTGGCGTACCAGGGGACAGCAAACTGACTTCATCTAGCTATATGACTATACTGAGTTGAGTTTTACAGATAGTATCTCTACTTGGGGGTATCTGTTGTGGAATAGAGCTTTGACAAAGACTTCAAAAATAGTGAATGTCTGTAAGAAATGATCTGCTGGATCAGCCCAGTATTCTTTCACCTGACAATTGCAATAGAAAATGCTAATTATAGAAAGCTTGTTAGCTTAAGCATTTTCTGCTGCCTATTCTTCATGTAATTGTCCATTATCTATAATTGTTGGGGTTGGGATGCTAGAGTGATTCCTGCTCGGTTGTTTTGGTATCTGTTTATGGCTCTCttgtccatgaatttgtctaattctATTTTGAATCTGATCTGTCTGCTTTCACATCCTCCTGAGGTAGCAAGTTCTAGATGTTCACTACATAAAGAAGTACTTTCATGACCCATCCCCAAAAGAAATCAAGAAACAGTACCTGGAGGAAAGCAGCGTGGAATTCTCGGAGATAGAGATGGTCGAATCCTGATTGTCTTAAGTTTGTTGTAGAAAAGTGGAAAAGTAGCAGCAAGAAAAGAAGTTCACAGTGGAAATGTGACATTGATGATTGACATAGGTAAACATTcaaatacttgttttttttccaggactGGAAGAAACATTGTTGATTAGTTCAAAATTTAGCAACAAGAAGGCCACAACTTTACAGACAGTTAGGATGCCAAGGAGTAATGGTAAGTGTAACTTTGCTGCTGGAACACAGTCAAGTCCTATTTAACATATTTAATATAACTTACTCTAGCTTCAGTGAATCTTCAGGTATTTCCTTGCATTTATAAAGGGGGAAGCTCTTGTGTTCTGTTTCTGTTGGTGTTAGGTCCTCCCTTGCAGTTGCATGATTAACATGTGGGAGGTGCAAATGCAACTTCTGCAAAAAATCTAGATTTCGTGATGCTAGGCTTTATGGTTGCAAGTTTTAGGGACTTTGTTCTTACAGAAATACTCCCCCTGTCTGCATATAGTGAACTAGCTGGGTTGTACCTTAAGTCTTCATTTAGTCACCTGCTTTCAAATCGATATAGGATACACAGATCATTTTTGTAACTTAATTTTTAACAAAAATTATTAAGACAGGTTATATAACCTTTTGTTCATAATAAATTCATTTGAATGtattaagaagttttttttttaaacaagctatGTTCCTTTTTTCTTAGTCAAATCTACACATAGATAGCTAACATTCTCTTCAATGTAATTTCATATATATGAGTGGTGTAGTAATTatgtttctttgaaaattgtGTATACATATTTATTCAGAACTTGTTCTCTtcatggaaaaaatacaaaagttcTTTAGTCGCAGATTGCTTTCTTCCAGTATAATCAGAGTTGTTGCTTTTTATTGCTCAGGTCTCCTAATCTATCTTCAGAAGTAATTTGTCAGTATAGAATATTTGCTGCTATAAAAGCATTTTGCTTAAAATTTACATTGTCAAAttactatatttttatttgtgactgagctgagttttaaaaataatagaagaACAAATTACTCAGTAATATCAAGTTCTTCCTTTGATATAAGTCTTTAGGAAGATGACAGTATTTCAAAGGTAGGTTATACCTATTAGACTTCTGCAGAACTTGTTCAGGGTAGTACAGTTTTACTTCAGGGGAAATGAAAACTAGAGAATGGATCATCTGCCATGTATAGGGGAAAGACTGTCTGAAGAAATTCTGGAAGCAGGTGAAGATACTCTCCTCCTCCATGGAAGGGAAATGGTGTGATTCTCTTAATGACAGTGATTATCTTAAAATTGCTGGGAAGTCCCACCAAGTTTAGAGAGAGATTTCTGCAGAGGATAAGTGCTTTATGCTCCAGCCTAGAGCATGTCTCTGTCCCACCATCTTAATTTCAGAGCCCCCTGTTGATACTGTATTACTTTCTTTTGTGTGACAGCATGACACCTATGACATTTGTTGCTGTAGctaatttttctgtcttctttcagtCTATACtttaagaaggaagaaagaaggacatAATTATATTTACATTGGAAATAATACTGATATTGAAATTTCTTAAGATGGCACtcagaatgtttttaaaacagtggCATTTGTGAGCAAGTTTTCTTTAAACTAGCCACATTTTAAGAATCCAAATAGAATTGTTAAGTGATTTCTTACCGAACTACGTGTTAATGGATTCCATATCGTTTTGCAGTTTGTCTTGGGAAACTGAATACTGTAACAatccctccttttaaaaaatCCTAAATATGGTAGACAGTTGGAAATTACAATTGAAATGGAATCTGTTTCGATGTTCAGATTTTTGTAGTGTAAGTGTATAAATTAACGTGTcggtgtatatatgtgtatatgtatatgtatacacatatatacgtgtgtgtatatatatgtatgtgtatatatatctacatatacacacacactttttatatatgataattatttctgctttagTTTTGGACAGAGTACAAAGCTTTCTACCACAGATGGCACATGCAAATGATGAGCTAAGAAGAAAAATGGTAACAGCACCAGCTCATCAGTTTGATATTGAAAATCTAGACAGTGCAACAGAAAAAGTTATAGAAATGGTAAGCATGTACTATATTTTTGATCTCATAAAGTAAATTGAGATGGAGTTAGAATAATTCTCTAACCTTAGAATGAACTAGTTTGATAGATAAGGCTAAGTCTTTACCATTTTAGTCTGAAATATGCAAATTGAAAGCCTAAGAGTAATAACTCACTTTCAGCTGCTCTTTGTAGGTATTTTTAGGCCTGGCTAAATAGACAAATACAAGCCCATTTATTCATATTCACATCAATATTCCCTTTCTCTTGTTAACTGGAATGCTGCAGCCATGTGCTCACTTAAGAAAATTGCAACCGAAACAGCTGTGATACATGCATGTATCTAATCATATGGCTGGAAGACTGCCTGTCCTAGACAAGTGCCTTCTGGTCTGCAGACTTGCAAGAAATATGGCAGCCTGGGGTTGGTCTGTGAGCTGTCAGAACAACTTACTGGCCACAGGTTGGATTCAGAGTTCTTGCAGATTGTATCCAACCTGCATGCTGTAAGTTGTCCAGCACTGGTATTGTTTGAAAGAATTCCAACAGATCATGAAAACTGTTTGTTTCAATATGCTCAGGTGGAATGAGTGACTTGGACAGAAAAGATTTTTCATGTGACAGTGTCTGACAAGTGTCTTGGCTTTATAATAAACAAATAAGCCAAGAGACATGGTGATTAATAGCATAAGGCTATTTGCAGATCACCGAAGAAATTTACTAACATCTCAGTTCCTGTATGTTGCTTTGCAGCACGCAGCGGGTTTTTGAGGTATGGATCATCAGTTTAagacaaatgttttcagagaGAAAAGAATACCTCAAAAATCATGGTACTGCAAATGGAAATATATGAtcacttttgctttaaaaaatgtcATGGTGGTCTAGATGACTTGCTGTTTTGCAGTAGTTATAGTACCATGACTGATACTAGATTATAAGataattatattaatatttatacaTGCATATGTTTGTATATGTATCATGATCCCTGATGCATTAAATGGTTTGAATTCTTCACTGAAAATTACAGCTTTGATGCCTCTGCTCATTAATTTAAGAATCTGATTTAGATTATCCGAGTTCAGCTATGTACTCATTTCTCTGGTAATGATATACAAATGCTCTGATATTTGCTATGGGGCataataattacattttaaaaatactggatATGTGTTTTATAATCCCACAAGAACCCAGAAGTCTTTCTAATTGGGGTTGTGGAGTTTTCTTATGGTAGTAGGGTTGTTTAtatgtttgttttactttttaatcaAATGTTAGGTGCTATATTGAAATGTATAATATGTTAACTTaaggtcttcccccccccccccccccccagaatgtGGCTTTAGTTGAACTGAGTGGTTCTGATACGGATGAAGAGGTATCAGTCTCAGAAGATGACTCAGAATCTGAAGATGACTGTACAACTGATGAAGTGACAATAGACAACATTAAGTTTCCCaaacaaaagggagaaaagggcaaaatagaaattttGGACAGCAAAGTGAATGAGTAAATCCgtttgtattttacttttttgtgaACAAATCATGCTTTCTGACTTTGAAGACTTGACCCTTAAACTGCCTTGTTTCCCAATGTGACATCCACCAGGATCATGGGAAATGCTGTAGTTTATGTGGTTGGGAATGCAGTATCCACTTGGACGATTGTTTACTTATAGTTCTGAGGCAAGCTGCATCTCTGAAGAATTATTGTCTTATTCCTCAAATGACATGGAAATGAGCTTCACCAGGAAGTCAGCCTAAGAAAGCAGCTGGAAGTGAGGCACTTGAGCAGGAAGGCATGCTGCAGAGCTAGTTAAGAAGTAGAATTCTTGGCCTGTTGCCTTGTTGAAAAAAGGTCTCTGTACTGTGGTAGAAAGAGTTTTTGCctaaggaagagggaagaggtaactagaa from Apteryx mantelli isolate bAptMan1 chromosome 1, bAptMan1.hap1, whole genome shotgun sequence includes:
- the NOPCHAP1 gene encoding NOP protein chaperone 1; this encodes MARDGGAAGPAASRELLAVGCRRGLEETLLISSKFSNKKATTLQTVRMPRSNVLDRVQSFLPQMAHANDELRRKMVTAPAHQFDIENLDSATEKVIEMNVALVELSGSDTDEEVSVSEDDSESEDDCTTDEVTIDNIKFPKQKGEKGKIEILDSKVNE